One stretch of Spirochaeta lutea DNA includes these proteins:
- the tsf gene encoding translation elongation factor Ts — protein MAINAADVKRLREKTGAGMMDCKKALVKADGDFDRAETILKEMGLAAVAKRADRSADEGRVFTYVSPRIAGIMELSCETDFVARNEQFAETGTGMIKDAVESNKNADDAGLQAKATELATTIKENIQLRRLEKMEADATEKIFDYIHGEAGSVGVLVKLRADKAALLSDEQVLTLGKDLTLHAAAFNPPYLNESKVESSYLAEQERIFQAQAANMDKPAQVIQGIVKGKLNKHLKEICFTEQGFVKDEKRSVAQVLKDLSKELGGTIELVDYRVYRAGEAL, from the coding sequence ATGGCAATTAACGCAGCAGATGTAAAACGCCTCCGGGAAAAAACCGGAGCCGGGATGATGGATTGTAAAAAAGCCCTGGTAAAGGCTGACGGCGATTTCGACCGTGCTGAAACCATCCTTAAAGAAATGGGTCTCGCGGCGGTCGCAAAGCGTGCCGACAGAAGCGCCGATGAGGGCCGGGTATTTACCTACGTTTCACCTCGAATCGCCGGGATCATGGAGCTTTCCTGTGAAACCGACTTTGTGGCGCGAAACGAACAGTTTGCTGAAACCGGGACCGGTATGATTAAGGATGCCGTTGAGTCCAATAAAAATGCCGATGATGCCGGCCTTCAGGCTAAGGCCACCGAACTGGCAACCACGATTAAAGAGAACATTCAACTGCGCCGCCTCGAAAAAATGGAGGCTGATGCTACTGAAAAAATCTTCGACTACATCCATGGCGAGGCTGGATCTGTGGGGGTATTGGTAAAACTCCGGGCAGACAAGGCGGCACTGCTGTCCGATGAGCAGGTCCTGACTCTTGGGAAGGATCTCACCTTGCATGCAGCGGCCTTCAATCCCCCCTACCTAAACGAGAGTAAGGTAGAATCCAGCTATTTGGCGGAACAGGAGCGGATTTTCCAAGCTCAAGCGGCAAACATGGACAAGCCGGCCCAGGTAATTCAGGGCATCGTAAAGGGCAAGCTTAACAAACACCTGAAAGAAATCTGCTTCACCGAGCAGGGGTTTGTTAAAGATGAAAAACGCTCAGTCGCCCAGGTACTTAAAGATCTAAGCAAAGAACTTGGCGGAACCATCGAACTGGTGGACTACCGGGTTTATCGAGCAGGTGAAGCACTCTAA
- the frr gene encoding ribosome recycling factor gives MKEVLSSADDRMNKSVHNLEEEFNSLRTGRASAALFDRIKVDYYGSPTPLNQVANISIPEARLVVIQPWDKGVIGEIEKAIQKSELSLNPSSDGKVIRLQIPPLTEDRRKELVKMAKNIAEQSRVAVRNIRRDANDELKKKAKDGDISEDEEKRGTDEIQRYTDSHIEKINVLLEKKEQEIMEV, from the coding sequence ATGAAAGAAGTCCTATCATCCGCAGATGATCGAATGAACAAGTCTGTTCATAACTTGGAAGAAGAATTTAACAGCCTACGGACCGGCCGTGCCAGTGCGGCGCTCTTTGACAGGATCAAGGTCGATTATTACGGAAGCCCTACCCCACTCAATCAAGTAGCAAATATTTCAATTCCAGAAGCAAGACTCGTTGTTATCCAACCCTGGGATAAAGGGGTCATAGGCGAAATTGAAAAAGCCATTCAAAAGTCGGAACTTTCTCTAAACCCATCCAGTGACGGAAAGGTGATTCGTCTCCAGATCCCCCCCCTTACCGAGGATCGTAGAAAAGAACTGGTTAAAATGGCGAAGAATATCGCCGAACAGTCCCGAGTAGCCGTCCGGAATATCCGCCGGGATGCCAACGACGAGCTTAAAAAGAAAGCCAAAGACGGGGATATTAGCGAAGATGAAGAAAAACGAGGTACTGATGAGATTCAAAGGTACACCGATAGTCACATTGAAAAGATTAATGTCCTGCTAGAAAAAAAAGAACAAGAAATCATGGAAGTATAA
- the uppS gene encoding polyprenyl diphosphate synthase has translation MSPSERMVQRKLDPHLLPNHVGIIMDGNGRWARQRGLPRTAGHKEGLTAAKRVVKAARSLGIPYLSLYTFSTENWKRAQEEVNYLMGLIAGHLRKEFDFYRENDIRVLHSGDISGLPGGIQEEIHSVTHDTRNFSGMTVNLAINYGGRNEISRASRRILRSTTEKIAGLPEPISREAVLRVLHDAESRFDEEQFSQELDHPEIPDADLIIRSGGEQRLSNFLIWQGSYAELQFDKTLWPDWDEDRFYKAMENFQHRCRRFGGT, from the coding sequence ATGAGCCCCTCAGAACGGATGGTTCAACGTAAACTCGACCCTCACCTGCTTCCCAACCATGTTGGCATCATCATGGACGGAAATGGGCGGTGGGCAAGACAGCGGGGTCTACCTCGCACGGCCGGACACAAAGAGGGACTAACTGCCGCCAAGCGTGTTGTTAAAGCTGCTCGGTCTCTGGGGATTCCTTACCTCAGTCTATACACCTTTTCAACAGAAAACTGGAAACGGGCCCAGGAGGAAGTGAACTACCTCATGGGCCTTATTGCAGGTCATCTCCGGAAGGAATTCGATTTTTACCGTGAGAATGACATACGAGTGCTACATAGCGGCGACATCTCCGGGCTGCCTGGAGGCATTCAGGAGGAGATCCATTCAGTAACCCATGATACGCGGAATTTTTCCGGCATGACCGTCAATCTTGCAATAAATTACGGTGGACGAAATGAAATCTCCAGGGCATCTCGCCGTATACTTCGTTCGACCACCGAGAAAATAGCTGGGCTTCCCGAACCGATTTCCAGGGAAGCAGTCCTAAGGGTATTACACGATGCGGAAAGCCGCTTCGATGAGGAACAATTCTCCCAGGAGTTGGACCATCCAGAAATACCGGATGCTGATCTCATTATTCGCAGCGGCGGAGAACAGCGCCTGAGTAATTTTTTAATTTGGCAAGGCAGCTATGCAGAACTTCAGTTCGATAAAACGCTTTGGCCCGATTGGGATGAGGATCGTTTTTATAAGGCCATGGAGAATTTTCAGCACCGCTGCCGCCGCTTCGGAGGAACATAA
- a CDS encoding phosphatidate cytidylyltransferase, whose amino-acid sequence MSNALQRILLFFIAIPALAALIIFDPTEHLLIINALALAVTIGASMEMANLLSLPWKQEKRLGLFFWVLSTAPVAVSVASRIVWGSAGAFIGFGFGISFLFLFLLTSNKNDLSKDLFLLQKLSIVFLYPGFFMIHFSLLTDLPQGKAAVLLFLASVFLNDSFAYAGGKLFGKNSRRPFSLSPNKTTVGLVFGITTSLAVLIGGYFILPQLFPSGILGAIILGLLMGPGVVAGDLIESALKRSAQVKDTGHIIPGRGGLLDSLDSPLFTAPIFYYGLLLLQ is encoded by the coding sequence ATGTCAAATGCTCTCCAGAGAATACTTCTATTCTTCATCGCCATACCGGCCCTGGCTGCCTTGATCATTTTTGATCCTACCGAGCATCTGCTTATTATTAACGCCCTGGCTTTGGCCGTTACCATAGGAGCGAGTATGGAAATGGCCAACCTACTTTCCCTGCCATGGAAACAGGAAAAACGGTTGGGATTGTTCTTCTGGGTGCTTAGCACCGCCCCGGTGGCCGTCAGTGTAGCCTCCCGAATTGTCTGGGGATCGGCTGGAGCGTTTATCGGGTTTGGGTTCGGTATCTCCTTTCTCTTTCTGTTTCTGCTAACTTCGAACAAAAACGATCTTTCTAAGGATCTGTTTCTTTTGCAAAAACTGAGTATCGTGTTTTTATACCCTGGTTTTTTTATGATCCATTTTTCCCTGCTCACCGATCTCCCCCAGGGAAAGGCCGCAGTGCTGTTGTTCCTAGCAAGCGTTTTTTTGAATGATTCCTTCGCCTATGCCGGCGGTAAACTATTCGGTAAAAACAGCCGCCGTCCCTTTAGCCTGAGTCCAAATAAAACCACTGTCGGTCTGGTCTTCGGTATTACAACCAGTTTGGCCGTGTTGATTGGCGGTTACTTTATTCTTCCGCAGTTGTTTCCTTCGGGGATTCTTGGGGCCATTATCCTTGGATTACTCATGGGCCCCGGTGTTGTCGCCGGTGATCTTATCGAGTCGGCTCTGAAACGGTCGGCCCAGGTCAAGGATACCGGCCACATCATTCCTGGAAGGGGTGGATTATTGGATTCTCTTGATTCGCCGCTTTTTACTGCCCCGATTTTTTACTACGGTCTCCTGCTGCTTCAGTAG
- the rseP gene encoding RIP metalloprotease RseP, whose protein sequence is MIFQIVIGLIGLGLLVSIHEFGHYIAAKATGIGVEVFSIGWGKTLWRRNLKDGSEFRLSLLPIGGYLRMKGEYQFRDAIQKGLPTFPDEEGGFFSAHPLKRILVASAGPLINLLFAVLIFTLIHLFGFSYSTFSNIIVPVEQILPGQTSPAIQAGLKPGDRIISINDGSTPYYSDIQEIVATNPQEELRLTVERASGSVEEIRITPTLDPDRGIGLIGVQPYIEPVIADVEGPALGAGLRTGDTITSVNGTAIRNTAQLQEILSSHQGAFEIVFLRDSAEMTATIYPEYTEDGQPYLGVVFQAVTARKPGLPLFSAISTAIAEVWRTLSLTIESLGMLFRGLIRPENALSGPLRITSMVGEIATSSMSQGLGTGLRITFQFLAFISIALAFGNLLPIPVLDGGQILMYLFEWVRRKPLSPKQISLFQTIGAVIVIGLLGFAVFSDLLFITRG, encoded by the coding sequence ATGATATTTCAAATTGTAATTGGATTAATAGGGCTCGGACTCTTAGTGTCAATTCATGAGTTCGGGCATTATATTGCCGCCAAAGCTACCGGTATTGGTGTAGAGGTGTTTAGCATCGGTTGGGGCAAAACCCTGTGGCGGCGGAATCTGAAGGATGGAAGCGAGTTCCGTCTTTCTCTGCTTCCCATTGGCGGGTATCTTCGGATGAAGGGGGAGTACCAGTTCCGTGACGCAATCCAGAAAGGCCTTCCCACCTTTCCTGATGAGGAAGGCGGATTTTTCTCTGCCCATCCCCTTAAACGTATTCTAGTCGCATCCGCCGGTCCACTGATTAATCTGTTATTCGCGGTTCTCATCTTCACTCTGATTCATCTCTTCGGGTTCAGCTATTCAACATTCTCCAATATCATCGTTCCGGTAGAACAGATCCTGCCGGGTCAGACGAGTCCGGCAATTCAAGCCGGCCTGAAACCCGGTGATAGAATCATATCCATCAATGACGGAAGCACCCCCTACTATTCAGATATTCAGGAGATAGTAGCTACCAATCCCCAGGAAGAGCTCCGGTTGACAGTCGAACGAGCCTCCGGTTCGGTAGAAGAGATACGTATCACACCAACCCTGGATCCAGATAGGGGCATTGGACTCATCGGTGTGCAACCCTATATTGAGCCGGTTATTGCTGATGTAGAAGGACCGGCCCTTGGAGCCGGTCTTAGAACAGGAGATACCATTACATCGGTAAATGGTACTGCCATCCGAAACACCGCCCAGTTGCAGGAAATACTATCATCCCATCAGGGCGCCTTTGAGATCGTATTTTTGAGGGATTCTGCGGAGATGACAGCAACAATCTACCCCGAGTACACCGAGGACGGGCAGCCCTATTTGGGTGTTGTTTTTCAAGCTGTCACTGCCCGGAAACCCGGGTTGCCATTATTCTCCGCCATCAGCACGGCCATTGCTGAAGTCTGGCGCACCTTATCCTTGACCATTGAAAGCCTCGGCATGCTTTTTCGGGGACTCATTAGACCGGAGAATGCCTTGAGTGGCCCACTGAGAATCACATCCATGGTTGGGGAGATCGCTACCAGCAGCATGAGTCAAGGATTAGGAACGGGTCTTCGGATAACGTTCCAGTTCCTTGCCTTTATAAGCATTGCCCTGGCATTTGGCAATCTGCTCCCGATTCCGGTTTTAGACGGCGGGCAAATTCTTATGTACCTCTTCGAATGGGTACGCAGAAAACCCTTATCCCCAAAACAAATTTCCTTATTCCAAACCATCGGAGCTGTCATCGTAATCGGACTTCTCGGGTTCGCCGTTTTCAGCGATTTATTATTCATAACTAGAGGTTGA
- a CDS encoding WD40 repeat domain-containing protein, whose product MRSGTLRSFLLFVFCSAISVFPGYSQDSQDSLMPNSGHNSAVLTLSSPNLSPFAASMAQDGSILIWNVQENTLADRLFVMEDRPSFLVVHPQRPELFFVARGSDNGYRIEAWNWENHQKLFTKPIPELPLSIAYSPNGTRIVATYPRWDSIGLYNASNGREIRQMTSGYGIVDFASISSSGANMLSYRSSAGEFIYHRIATNEVLAEVKTLRNLRYLNLFPNKRFAVGILNDSLVTLDTVDGSTKSRLAIPRLQIAFPLSDTLVGAIIKEDDRYFIRWISVSNGSLTPAATPRLSRIEQANGIFTVAQDRLIAGLTTGGIASLSPEESVQIAVKRPAAINSFARAGGQLFIGSPQGVFFLDETQILSQLRDRQAQLLQYQKVDLPFSGGIPRMFSLSENDILLWNASSASRIWRLSYQEDTTPSISAITGVHSKTITNLGVEDQFIIVFFRDGSLEVYDRDNYSRILSYSTIGLQDAIIINNDTLLVGKTLTSGFNSSLLAINLFTQETSVVQSQDKVIFDLQSTTDGSEYFTHSISQNSDNQDSTLLRRSHPTLAFRNSILSRYSGEDTGASMAYDSGVLFSSLGMDQLISWDGRRIMRFEKTRRLPRSIMPLEGYVAAINSDGTLSVWNTRTRQFYAELVLLESSEVLILGDNKSILVALASDTPPAEIPGLTAEYLSTLVLLENLRVQSPSERNPEAPPNQEPPPAPATGADSIDQESDRQFADPDTQIPSPGETDGTDDTSGE is encoded by the coding sequence ATGCGTTCAGGTACCCTTCGTAGTTTTTTGTTATTTGTCTTTTGTTCAGCAATCAGTGTATTCCCCGGGTACTCCCAGGACAGCCAGGATAGCCTTATGCCCAATAGTGGGCATAATTCGGCTGTTTTAACATTGAGTAGTCCGAACCTCAGCCCGTTCGCCGCCTCAATGGCACAGGACGGCTCAATTCTAATCTGGAATGTCCAAGAAAACACCCTTGCCGACCGACTATTTGTCATGGAGGACAGGCCTTCCTTTTTAGTTGTCCACCCCCAGCGGCCAGAACTTTTTTTCGTAGCCCGGGGCAGCGATAACGGCTATCGAATAGAGGCCTGGAATTGGGAAAATCATCAGAAACTTTTTACCAAGCCAATCCCCGAGCTGCCCCTATCTATCGCCTACTCCCCGAATGGAACTCGAATTGTCGCAACCTACCCGCGCTGGGATAGTATCGGGTTGTATAATGCAAGCAACGGACGGGAGATACGGCAGATGACCTCAGGATATGGGATTGTTGATTTTGCTTCTATCTCATCCAGCGGCGCCAATATGCTCAGCTACCGCTCCAGTGCAGGGGAGTTCATTTATCACAGGATTGCCACCAATGAGGTGCTTGCAGAAGTAAAGACACTCCGTAATTTGAGATATCTCAACCTCTTTCCCAATAAACGCTTTGCCGTCGGTATCCTCAATGATTCGCTAGTCACCCTTGATACCGTGGATGGGTCCACAAAAAGTAGACTCGCCATCCCCCGTCTTCAAATTGCCTTTCCTCTCTCTGACACCCTGGTAGGCGCTATCATCAAGGAGGATGATCGCTATTTCATTCGATGGATTTCTGTCTCGAACGGCTCACTAACCCCAGCAGCAACCCCAAGACTGAGCAGAATCGAACAAGCCAACGGAATTTTTACAGTAGCCCAGGATCGTTTGATCGCAGGATTAACGACCGGCGGTATCGCAAGCCTTTCACCCGAGGAATCCGTCCAGATTGCAGTAAAAAGACCGGCAGCGATAAATTCATTTGCTCGGGCGGGTGGACAACTCTTCATTGGCTCACCTCAGGGGGTGTTCTTCCTTGACGAAACCCAGATTCTTTCACAACTGAGAGACCGTCAGGCCCAACTCCTCCAGTACCAAAAAGTAGATCTCCCCTTCTCTGGAGGAATACCTCGAATGTTCTCCCTTTCCGAGAATGACATTCTACTCTGGAATGCATCAAGCGCTTCCCGTATATGGCGGTTATCCTACCAAGAGGATACTACGCCGAGCATTTCAGCAATAACCGGAGTTCATTCAAAAACGATCACTAACCTAGGAGTAGAGGATCAATTTATTATCGTGTTCTTCCGTGATGGTTCACTTGAGGTATATGACCGTGATAATTATTCGCGAATACTCTCCTACTCCACTATTGGGTTGCAGGATGCCATAATCATTAACAACGACACTCTCCTGGTAGGGAAAACCCTTACCAGCGGCTTTAATTCTTCACTGTTAGCAATCAACCTATTTACCCAAGAAACCAGTGTTGTCCAAAGCCAGGATAAGGTGATTTTTGACCTCCAGAGCACAACTGACGGCAGCGAGTATTTTACCCACAGCATTAGTCAAAATTCCGATAATCAGGACTCTACCCTCCTGCGGAGATCTCATCCAACCTTAGCATTCCGTAATTCCATCCTGTCACGGTACTCCGGGGAGGACACAGGAGCATCCATGGCATACGATAGCGGCGTACTTTTTTCAAGTCTTGGCATGGATCAATTGATAAGCTGGGATGGCAGAAGAATTATGAGATTTGAAAAAACCCGCCGGCTCCCACGATCCATCATGCCTCTCGAAGGTTACGTAGCAGCAATAAACAGTGATGGTACCCTATCGGTCTGGAATACAAGAACGCGCCAGTTTTATGCCGAGCTCGTTCTATTAGAGAGCTCTGAAGTACTCATCCTGGGAGATAATAAGTCCATCCTGGTTGCATTAGCCTCCGATACCCCTCCGGCGGAGATTCCTGGGTTAACAGCAGAATATCTATCCACCCTTGTCCTTTTGGAGAACCTCAGAGTTCAATCCCCTTCGGAGAGAAATCCGGAAGCACCGCCGAACCAGGAACCGCCCCCCGCACCGGCAACCGGAGCGGACTCAATAGACCAAGAGTCCGATAGGCAATTTGCAGATCCTGACACTCAAATCCCTTCACCGGGGGAAACAGACGGTACCGATGATACTAGCGGAGAATAA
- a CDS encoding late competence development ComFB family protein, producing MGLADYYNLEELHNHAEHLVFEEIERLIADNTISQEFQKEEYILDIAALALNRMPPMYRATLLGRIYEPALEEQHRRNVQKAVGEAVEKVCGT from the coding sequence ATGGGGTTAGCGGATTATTACAACCTGGAAGAACTACATAACCATGCGGAGCATTTGGTTTTCGAAGAGATTGAACGTCTTATTGCAGACAATACCATTTCCCAGGAATTCCAGAAGGAAGAATATATTCTAGACATCGCTGCCCTTGCCCTAAATCGGATGCCCCCGATGTATCGTGCTACCCTCCTGGGTAGAATCTACGAACCAGCCTTAGAAGAACAGCACCGCCGTAATGTGCAGAAAGCAGTTGGCGAGGCCGTGGAAAAGGTCTGTGGAACCTAA
- the dnaB gene encoding replicative DNA helicase, whose amino-acid sequence MEGRVPPHNNDAELATLGALLLDSEALGRIIPILRPEDFYRQAHQKVFQTIIDLSDRSEPIDLITVTDDLKAKKLIDSVGGPAFISQLTSIVPTSANIEYYARIVKESSVRRRLLRISAEISTDAYDESHDARTIVEEAERKIFEITDEQETVTFRQIRDLVGPALSNIEKVYKEKTSYSGIPSGFHELDDMLSGFQDAELIIVGARPSMGKTALALSMVVNVAIVQKIAAGFFTLEMSDQQIMQRIFAMVARIGSQSLRTGYLRPADLQSLVDAASHIYDAPLFIADTPNMKLLDLRAQARRMKAQFDVKIIFIDYLTLITAENKDIPRHEQIAEISRSLKSLARELNIPIVALSQVSRDTEGKVPTLANLRESGSIEQDADVVMFIHRERVGDRESAQTQEVIDTQLIVAKQRNGPVGTVHLAFLPSYTKFESLAPGENR is encoded by the coding sequence ATGGAAGGACGTGTTCCACCACACAATAATGACGCTGAGCTTGCAACCCTGGGCGCCTTACTATTGGATTCGGAGGCATTGGGTCGGATTATACCGATTCTTCGTCCCGAGGATTTTTATCGCCAGGCTCACCAAAAAGTCTTTCAGACAATTATTGATCTGTCCGACAGAAGTGAGCCTATCGATTTAATCACCGTCACTGATGATCTGAAGGCAAAAAAACTCATTGATTCAGTGGGTGGCCCGGCATTTATTTCCCAACTTACATCCATCGTTCCAACCTCTGCAAATATTGAATACTATGCAAGAATAGTTAAAGAGAGCTCAGTACGACGACGGCTACTCCGAATTAGCGCAGAGATCAGTACCGACGCGTATGACGAAAGCCACGATGCACGGACTATCGTGGAAGAAGCGGAACGAAAAATCTTTGAGATTACGGACGAACAGGAGACGGTAACCTTTAGGCAGATCCGTGATCTTGTGGGGCCGGCCCTCAGCAACATCGAAAAGGTGTATAAAGAAAAAACGAGCTACAGCGGCATACCATCCGGATTCCATGAACTGGATGATATGCTCAGCGGATTTCAGGATGCTGAGCTCATTATCGTCGGGGCCCGTCCCTCCATGGGGAAAACGGCGCTCGCACTCTCAATGGTAGTAAACGTTGCTATTGTACAAAAAATAGCAGCCGGGTTTTTTACCCTGGAAATGTCTGATCAACAAATAATGCAGCGTATCTTTGCAATGGTAGCACGAATAGGGAGCCAGTCCTTACGTACGGGCTACCTGCGTCCGGCAGACCTCCAGAGCCTGGTAGATGCAGCAAGCCATATATACGATGCACCGTTATTCATCGCAGATACGCCCAATATGAAGCTGCTGGATCTGCGCGCCCAGGCGAGACGAATGAAGGCCCAGTTTGATGTAAAAATAATTTTTATCGACTACCTTACCTTGATTACCGCTGAGAATAAGGATATACCCCGTCATGAGCAGATCGCAGAAATCTCACGATCATTAAAAAGTCTGGCTCGGGAATTAAATATACCCATCGTTGCACTAAGCCAGGTCTCTCGGGATACGGAGGGCAAGGTTCCGACTCTGGCAAACCTGCGGGAATCCGGTTCGATTGAGCAAGATGCCGATGTTGTTATGTTTATTCACCGGGAGAGGGTCGGCGATAGAGAATCGGCCCAAACCCAAGAGGTTATTGATACCCAATTAATAGTTGCTAAACAGCGAAACGGGCCGGTGGGTACCGTCCATCTCGCCTTCTTACCATCCTACACAAAGTTTGAATCCCTGGCACCCGGAGAAAATCGCTAG
- the rplI gene encoding 50S ribosomal protein L9, which translates to MKVILNNDIPNLGEEGDVLEVKPGYARNFLIPRGLVSMYSRANVAILEGKRKQIAKRKEDKRLAAASNKVKIEEAKLVFPMPAGENGKLFGAVTAQMIHEELEKIGVEIERKKIEIPGHTLKALGDYKLLVHLYNDEEAELKVSVVSDATEESPASPKAAEPQAVKEEVEEPAGEEEAVAAEASVEEESTEEADQ; encoded by the coding sequence ATGAAGGTAATTTTAAATAATGATATTCCAAATCTGGGTGAAGAAGGCGATGTTTTAGAGGTGAAGCCTGGTTATGCACGAAACTTTCTGATTCCCCGTGGATTGGTGAGTATGTACAGCCGGGCCAATGTGGCGATCCTGGAAGGGAAGCGGAAGCAGATCGCTAAACGGAAAGAAGATAAGCGGCTGGCTGCTGCAAGCAATAAGGTCAAAATTGAAGAGGCCAAGCTTGTATTTCCGATGCCTGCTGGTGAAAACGGAAAGCTCTTCGGCGCTGTTACCGCCCAGATGATCCATGAAGAGTTGGAAAAAATCGGCGTTGAAATCGAGCGAAAGAAGATTGAAATTCCCGGACATACCCTGAAAGCCCTGGGCGACTATAAACTTCTCGTGCATTTATACAACGATGAAGAGGCTGAGCTCAAAGTATCGGTTGTTTCGGATGCAACAGAGGAGTCTCCTGCAAGTCCGAAGGCTGCCGAGCCTCAGGCTGTTAAAGAAGAGGTTGAAGAGCCCGCTGGAGAAGAGGAAGCTGTCGCTGCAGAAGCCTCAGTGGAGGAAGAATCAACCGAAGAAGCTGATCAATAG
- the rpsR gene encoding 30S ribosomal protein S18, protein MADDRRNTRDNDSRDGMDGRDGERRGGFRGGKGKSFFRKKVDKIKTQNLTIDYKQPEVLKRFVTDKGKILPRRITGTSAKNQRRLVREIKKARFLALLPMG, encoded by the coding sequence ATGGCAGACGATAGAAGAAATACGCGTGATAATGATAGCCGGGACGGCATGGATGGTCGAGACGGCGAACGCCGAGGCGGGTTTCGCGGTGGGAAGGGAAAATCCTTTTTTCGAAAAAAAGTCGATAAAATTAAAACCCAGAATCTCACCATTGATTACAAGCAGCCCGAGGTTCTAAAACGATTTGTTACCGATAAGGGAAAAATTCTTCCCCGTCGTATTACCGGCACCTCTGCGAAAAATCAGAGACGGCTGGTACGAGAGATTAAAAAAGCCCGGTTTCTTGCCCTGCTGCCCATGGGCTAA
- the ssb gene encoding single-stranded DNA-binding protein — protein MAADINSVVMVGRLTRDAELRYAQTGTAIVKFSLAQTHRRKSGDTWSDESHFFDVTMMGKAAEAVHRFLTKGKQVAIQGELRQNRWEQDGQSRSKVEIFAFSLQLLGGGSGGQGSGFNQGGNSYDSNQGNNSSGYDGYTNSGSGGFDDDVPF, from the coding sequence ATGGCTGCTGATATTAATTCCGTTGTAATGGTCGGACGATTGACTAGGGATGCAGAACTTCGATACGCCCAAACCGGGACCGCCATCGTAAAGTTCTCCCTTGCTCAAACTCACCGAAGAAAATCCGGAGATACATGGTCAGACGAATCTCATTTTTTCGATGTAACCATGATGGGGAAGGCTGCTGAAGCGGTTCACCGGTTTCTCACCAAGGGTAAGCAGGTTGCAATCCAGGGCGAGTTACGACAGAACCGTTGGGAACAAGATGGACAGTCCCGTAGTAAGGTGGAAATCTTCGCCTTCAGTCTTCAGCTGCTCGGCGGTGGATCCGGCGGACAGGGCAGCGGTTTTAACCAGGGTGGTAATTCCTATGATAGTAACCAGGGTAATAATTCCTCTGGGTATGATGGGTACACCAACAGCGGCTCAGGTGGGTTTGATGATGATGTTCCCTTCTGA
- the rpsF gene encoding 30S ribosomal protein S6, with protein sequence MRNYEAACVFQAEEVKFKAGKEAVQKVLTDLGAQEVKEVDMGVRTLAYPIQKAIQAHYLVFQFQADPAQADQLTDKVKYQEELLRILVTRQED encoded by the coding sequence ATGAGAAACTATGAGGCAGCATGCGTCTTTCAGGCTGAAGAAGTTAAGTTCAAAGCCGGCAAAGAGGCTGTACAAAAGGTCCTTACCGATCTTGGTGCACAAGAGGTAAAGGAAGTCGATATGGGGGTTCGTACCCTCGCATATCCCATCCAGAAGGCTATTCAGGCACATTATCTGGTGTTCCAGTTTCAGGCCGATCCGGCACAGGCCGATCAGCTTACTGATAAGGTTAAATACCAGGAGGAGCTGCTGAGAATTCTCGTTACTCGGCAGGAAGACTAG